One Verrucomicrobiota bacterium genomic window carries:
- a CDS encoding DUF4962 domain-containing protein produces the protein MIFDRNFSWYFHGQFMYTQSRWYGWVLVLLVCLATGVLAAAAPLRWSFETGTSGWKPRDKTIQVERLAEPGATPESRACLRIHGTIAGGWNYAQTERQPLVAGQNYRLSAWVRVDRVGPRTPMPCLKCEFLAQNPNNALGRVNTETYAEKNLGKWQLLTAEFTAPTGTALCWLGLEKGTGQAAEIEMRLGEIQLEPIAKVSRREPFRLDPIPAALEAVRSAHPRIYLSAARLVELRQAIQGTHAPLWQKLRVVADPLVKSGPPAYREQDRSSGEEQLWQREVGNAMPTLALAYRLSGDKRYLDSARAWALASCGYKTWGLGRMDGMDLATGHQLFGLSMVYDWCHDDLDEPARKTIRETLVRRTGAMFAAAANGKTYWHRSYLQNHLWVNACGMTMAGLALYGEAEDAPHWIAFGLDKFKQTMAVLGPDGASHEGVGYWEYGVEYMLKFMAVARERLEVNLYSGDWWKNTAAYAQYLVLPRAAWTRENCIVDLADCPRNHWYGPEYLLRALAHEYRDGHAQWLAEQMDSARICAGGAPWLNLLWYDPAIAPVAPDRLPTLRHFKDLEIVSARSDWSGKESLLVFKCGPFLGHEAMEKFTYDAGSGHVHPDANHFVLFGGGEWLMRDDGYRAKATSQHNTLLVNGSGQLGEGQMWFSGSQPLAAKAQPRILRASSTPEVDRLSGDATEAYPRKLGLQRYVRHLLFVKPDVLIVADDITMDRPADLELRFHPEAKTAQREGNQFSLRGANVVLNFMPLTTESVNVTAEELGAADRHGAKSDRQFTLRLATKQTHWRNAVALSWARTGEPLPQIQLERRGETWTFQVSRGARTGPRTEVLDWTQAGASKLP, from the coding sequence ATGATTTTCGACCGTAATTTCTCTTGGTACTTTCACGGCCAGTTCATGTACACACAATCACGATGGTACGGATGGGTATTGGTTCTGCTGGTTTGCCTGGCCACCGGCGTTCTGGCAGCGGCCGCGCCGTTGCGCTGGTCGTTTGAGACCGGCACCAGCGGCTGGAAGCCCCGGGATAAAACCATTCAGGTGGAGCGCCTCGCCGAACCGGGTGCTACACCGGAGAGTCGCGCCTGCCTGCGCATTCATGGCACCATCGCCGGAGGTTGGAATTACGCGCAAACGGAGCGGCAGCCGCTGGTGGCGGGGCAAAATTATCGGCTAAGCGCGTGGGTGCGGGTGGATCGCGTCGGCCCGCGCACGCCCATGCCGTGCCTAAAATGTGAGTTTCTTGCCCAGAATCCGAATAACGCCCTGGGACGGGTCAATACGGAAACCTATGCCGAGAAAAACCTGGGCAAGTGGCAATTGTTGACCGCGGAATTTACCGCTCCGACCGGGACTGCACTCTGCTGGCTGGGTTTGGAAAAGGGCACGGGCCAAGCGGCTGAGATTGAGATGCGCCTGGGGGAGATCCAACTTGAACCCATCGCCAAGGTAAGCCGGCGGGAGCCATTCCGGCTCGACCCGATTCCCGCCGCGTTGGAAGCGGTGCGCAGTGCACATCCCCGCATTTATCTCAGCGCCGCGCGACTGGTGGAATTGCGGCAGGCGATTCAAGGCACGCACGCGCCGCTCTGGCAGAAGCTGCGGGTGGTGGCCGATCCGTTGGTTAAAAGCGGTCCGCCCGCGTATCGGGAACAGGATCGGAGCAGCGGTGAGGAGCAGCTTTGGCAACGGGAAGTAGGTAATGCGATGCCCACCCTGGCGCTCGCGTACCGGTTAAGCGGCGACAAACGATATCTGGACAGCGCGCGCGCGTGGGCGCTGGCCTCGTGCGGTTACAAGACCTGGGGTCTCGGCCGCATGGATGGCATGGACCTGGCCACCGGACATCAATTGTTCGGGCTCAGCATGGTGTATGACTGGTGCCACGATGACCTGGATGAACCGGCGCGAAAAACCATTCGGGAAACCCTGGTCCGCCGCACCGGAGCGATGTTCGCCGCCGCCGCGAATGGCAAGACCTACTGGCATCGCTCCTATCTGCAAAATCATCTATGGGTGAATGCCTGCGGCATGACGATGGCCGGGCTGGCTTTGTATGGCGAGGCGGAAGACGCGCCGCACTGGATTGCCTTCGGGCTCGATAAGTTCAAGCAGACCATGGCGGTGTTGGGTCCGGATGGGGCGAGTCACGAAGGCGTCGGCTACTGGGAGTACGGGGTCGAATATATGCTCAAATTCATGGCGGTGGCGCGCGAGCGGTTGGAGGTCAATTTGTACTCCGGCGATTGGTGGAAGAATACCGCCGCGTACGCGCAGTATCTGGTGCTGCCTCGCGCCGCCTGGACGCGAGAGAATTGCATTGTGGACCTGGCGGACTGTCCCCGCAACCATTGGTACGGGCCGGAATATCTGCTGCGCGCCTTGGCCCACGAATACCGCGATGGCCATGCCCAATGGCTGGCGGAACAAATGGATTCCGCGCGGATTTGCGCCGGGGGCGCGCCCTGGCTGAACCTGTTGTGGTATGATCCCGCCATCGCACCTGTCGCGCCCGACCGTCTGCCAACACTACGGCATTTCAAAGACCTGGAGATTGTCTCCGCGCGCTCCGATTGGTCGGGCAAGGAATCGCTCCTGGTGTTTAAATGCGGCCCGTTTCTGGGACACGAGGCGATGGAGAAATTCACCTACGATGCCGGGAGCGGCCATGTGCATCCGGACGCGAATCATTTTGTGCTCTTCGGCGGTGGCGAGTGGCTGATGCGGGATGACGGGTACCGCGCCAAAGCGACCAGCCAGCATAATACGCTGTTGGTGAACGGGAGCGGCCAATTGGGGGAAGGTCAGATGTGGTTTTCCGGATCGCAGCCGCTGGCGGCGAAGGCGCAACCGCGCATATTGCGCGCGTCCTCCACGCCCGAGGTGGATCGCCTCAGCGGCGATGCCACTGAAGCCTATCCGCGCAAGCTCGGCCTGCAACGGTATGTGCGGCATTTGCTGTTCGTGAAACCGGACGTGTTGATTGTGGCGGATGACATCACCATGGATCGCCCTGCCGATTTGGAGCTGCGTTTTCATCCGGAAGCAAAAACCGCCCAGCGCGAAGGCAACCAGTTCAGTCTGCGCGGCGCCAATGTCGTACTGAATTTTATGCCGCTGACCACCGAGAGCGTTAACGTGACCGCGGAGGAGTTGGGTGCCGCCGACCGGCACGGCGCAAAGAGTGATCGGCAATTCACGCTGCGCCTGGCAACCAAACAAACTCACTGGCGCAATGCCGTGGCGTTATCCTGGGCCCGAACCGGGGAGCCGCTTCCGCAAATTCAATTGGAGCGCCGGGGCGAAACGTGGACGTTTCAGGTGAGTCGCGGCGCACGCACCGGGCCGCGCACGGAGGTGTTGGATTGGACGCAGGCCGGGGCATCAAAGTTGCCGTGA